The sequence below is a genomic window from Lolium perenne isolate Kyuss_39 chromosome 7, Kyuss_2.0, whole genome shotgun sequence.
GAGATACTCTCAGTTAATCAGATAATTTCAAATAAGTGGTATTCGTATGTTATTTGTAAAATATCAAACACTGATACTCCCTCTGTCTCGACTATTTTTTTTCGCAGCATGGAGTGCTAATTAAAAGAGTAAATATGACAATATATGCTCTGCGAAAAAAATGAGTTCGACAATAACTTAAGGTTGTTATAAACTTGTTGCCAATCTTTGTTGCATTTGTTTGTGCTTTATCTCATCAGCATTTCAACCTGTCTACTAGAGTACTAGTGTAGTATTTTGCAAGCAGTCTCCCAAATTAGTTTATTTTATCGAGAGGAAGAGCATTCAGAAATCTCCTTACACTATTCACTCGCAATTTTTACGCGAGGGCATAGTTTCCCTCTCAAATTAGCTGAAAGTTTGCAATTTATATTAATCGAGATGGCCATTAAGATTAGGAGCTTAACATTCTTGCCACTCCTCGCCTTGCAGGCTCCCAAGATGTTTCCCCCCGGCCCTAACCTTCCCCGTCGGACGTTCATCGTCACCGCGCAGCACATCCACCGCCTGAAGCAACGCATCTCCAACCTCACAACCTCGCCTCCGTCAGCGCAGGCCGCGCCGTCCAGCTTCGTGGCCATCGCGGCGCTCACCTGGGTGTCCTTCGTCCGGTCCAAGCACCCGGACGCCATCTCCGCCGATGACGACGTttacctcttcttcttctgcgacTGCCGCGGACGGCGCGGCATCGACCCGCCGGTGGGCGATAACTACTTCGGGACGTGCATCAGCGGATGCCTCGCCAAGGCCACGGCGCGGGACCTCCTCGCGGAAGGCGGGgtcgccgcggcggcggcggcagtgcAGAGGGAGGtccggcgggcggcggaggacccGCTCGCCTCGTGGGACTGGATGGACGATCTGTCCTGGCTGCCACTAGACCGGTTTGTTAATGTCTCAGGATCGGCGCGGTTCCCTGCGTACGAGGCGGCCAACTTTGGGTGGGGCACGCCGACCAGGACGGAGCTAGTCACCATGAACAACGGCGGCCAGCTGGTGCTCGTCGCCGCCAAGGAGGGCGGCGGCGCCGTGCAGGCGTCCGTGTGCATGGAACCGGATCGCATGGATGCGTTCAACTCGCACTTTCTGAATTCCTTAGTTGATTAATGTGTACGCGCGCAGTGGGCTATGGACCCTGGAGTTATCATATAGTATTAAATAAAATTTACGGTTTTGCTAGTTCTCAGCTAGGTGAGAACTAAGTTCGTATTATACACCGTTCGATTGCATTGTGATTCATGCATTAGTTGCAAGTTGAGTTGGAACAGAGCTTCTTTTTTTGTTACAAGTAGGGTTGCAACTGATATTTTATTTTCAGTTGCAGAATGCAACTAAGAAAAATTCTCCGGATGCTTCGACACTTGTTGTCGTGGGGATAGCCGCCGGTGCTAGAGGGTGCATCACTTCGTTGGAGTGGAGCAAGGAGGGCGAAGCCATCCGCGGATTTAGTTCGTGCAAGGACACGGGTTTAGAGTGGCGgagctacaacttttggaaccagggtaCATAATATTTTTAGGGGGTGCATATGTGGTGAAAAGCTGCAATTTTGCAAAGAAAATATTTATCAGGGGGTGTCCTGTGCAACCCTATAGCTTGCCGTGGATCCGCCAATGTGGGTTTACCTAGGTTCAGCTCCTCTGAAGAGTAAAAGCCCGACTTACTGCTTTATTGTATTTCTTTTGAGAGATTTGCGCGAGTCGGTTGTGGCGACTGTGGCTAGGTGGTGGAGATTGGATTCAAGAGTTCTAAGGTTCCACACCAGGGGTTTATATGAGTACCCATGGTTAGAGTTTACAGGATCTAAGCTAAGGAGATTACAAGTGTGCAGGCCTGATGGGTATTGACTTCCTCTCCAAGTCGTCAACAGGGCCAAGTCGCCCAGTGAGTGAGGCAAATCCTCTAGGCCAGTCCGCCCGCCTGGCGAGTCCGTCTGGTGATAAGCCCGGACCATATCCTCATCAGTAGTCTCCAAGTACGTTGTGGAGTCGTCGTAGGGTTTGATGATTGATGCTTGTATCGAATCTCTAAAGAGAAGGTCGTCAGCGAGTCGACAAGGTACTCTTGAAA
It includes:
- the LOC127326206 gene encoding malonyl-CoA:anthocyanidin 5-O-glucoside-6''-O-malonyltransferase, producing MPTAKIVEVGRVTPPPEDLVLRLSALDAQWLTIPLIQRVLLFDDSAGGQLPPFESLVSSLRASLAATLARFPPLAGRIVFMPSTGDAAIDCSAADSEGGGVRFVVAEMEGADARKLAGDTDHDVDAFKALVPELAVEALPAEVLAVQVTRLEGGVAIGVAMHHAVVDGRSVWRFLEAWASACRGDDSVGAPTFDRAAVALPGGEELARSTLRKYAPDLPLAPKMFPPGPNLPRRTFIVTAQHIHRLKQRISNLTTSPPSAQAAPSSFVAIAALTWVSFVRSKHPDAISADDDVYLFFFCDCRGRRGIDPPVGDNYFGTCISGCLAKATARDLLAEGGVAAAAAAVQREVRRAAEDPLASWDWMDDLSWLPLDRFVNVSGSARFPAYEAANFGWGTPTRTELVTMNNGGQLVLVAAKEGGGAVQASVCMEPDRMDAFNSHFLNSLVD